A region from the Brettanomyces bruxellensis chromosome 4, complete sequence genome encodes:
- a CDS encoding uncharacterized protein (MEROPS:MER0002281), whose protein sequence is MSTFSRYPNISPHLAEIVKPHLPKDGSPEIDPSTKSNYYNFKVEHLYLDLAVRFDKKRLIGSASFDIKAIQDSGNIILDSSFLNIKDVFINGEKTSFTVKPREEPLGSPFVINYSVRINDSFKLKVDYETTDKCTALQWLDPEQTDGHKLPYLFSQCEPSHARSFFPCFDTPSIKAPVSYHITSPLNTLVSGLLSDKKPSSSDPKHFVYHYEQPVPIPSYLVSIASGDIVGAKIGPRSTVYSEPSFIDKCQYEFEADTEKFIKTAEDLVFEYEWKEYNVLILPQSMPFGGMEHPNCTFATPTLVSGDRENVDVIAHELSHSWSGNLVTNCSFEHFWLNEGWTVYLERRIIGKLHGDKYRDFSAIIGWTDLVNAIDAMGDTANRYSSLIQDLKDGTDPDDSFSDVPYEKGSNMLYTIEKTLGGKEQFDPFIKYYFRKFKYSSLDTYQFLDTLYGFYADRKNILDTIDWQRWLYGPGLPPKPKFDTELVDQCYNLSDKWIKVASTTPEQLESIFDPSDIKNFSSNQNLVFLDTLVGSDGDDGFHWNSSSGRKAVEVMGKKYANYETSQNAEVLFRWFRIQLIARIESSYIKLADWLGTVGRMKFVRPSYILLNKVDRALALKTFKKFEAGYHPICRSMVKKDLGLA, encoded by the coding sequence ATGTCTACATTCTCAAGATATCCAAACATCTCACCCCATTTGGCTGAGATTGTGAAACCCCATTTACCAAAGGATGGGTCACCTGAAATTGATCCATCGACCAAGTCAAATTATTACAATTTCAAGGTCGAGCATTTGTACCTCGATTTAGCCGTGAGATTTGATAAGAAGCGTCTTATTGGTTCAGCTTCTTTTGATATCAAGGCTATTCAAGACTCTGGTAACATTATTCTGGATTCATCGTTCTTGAATATCAAGGATGTTTTCATCAATGGCGAAAAGACATCATTTACTGTGAAGCCAAGAGAGGAGCCACTAGGCTCTCCATTTGTTATTAATTATTCAGTGAGAATAAATGATTCATTTAAGCTGAAGGTGGATTATGAAACAACTGATAAATGTACTGCATTACAATGGCTAGACCCAGAGCAAACGGATGGTCACAAGCTACCATATCTGTTCTCACAGTGTGAACCATCACACGCTCGATCTTTCTTCCCATGCTTTGATACCCCCTCAATAAAAGCACCTGTATCATACCATATAACTTCTCCATTAAATACATTGGTTTCCGGCTTGTTGTCAGACAAGAAGCCTTCTTCCAGTGATCCAAAACATTTTGTTTATCACTATGAACAGCCTGTTCCTATTCCATCCTATTTGGTTTCCATAGCATCCGGTGATATTGTGGGTGCAAAAATTGGACCTCGATCCACCGTTTACTCAGAGCCTTCCTTCATTGACAAATGCCAATATGAGTTTGAAGCTGACACTGAAAAGTTTATTAAGACTGCTGAGGATTTGGTGTTTGAGTATGAATGGAAAGAGTACAATGTTCTAATCCTACCGCAGTCGATGCCGTTTGGTGGTATGGAACATCCAAATTGTACCTTTGCCACACCCACCTTGGTTTCCGGTGATCGCGAAAATGTTGATGTCATTGCTCATGAACTTTCTCACAGTTGGTCTGGAAATTTGGTCACTAACTGTTCCTTTGAACACTTTTGGTTGAATGAAGGCTGGACTGTTTATCTTGAGCGCCGTATTATTGGAAAACTGCATGGTGATAAGTATAGAGACTTCAGCGCTATCATTGGATGGACAGATTTAGTTAATGCGATTGATGCCATGGGTGACACTGCCAACAGATACAGCAGCTTAATTCAAGACTTAAAGGATGGAACTGATCCTGACGATTCGTTCAGTGATGTACCTTATGAAAAAGGCTCTAATATGCTTTACACAATTGAAAAAACACTGGGTGGAAAAGAGCAATTTGATCCCTTTATCAAATACTACTTTAGGAAATTTAAGTACAGTTCATTGGATACATATCAATTCTTAGATACTCTTTACGGCTTTTATGCTGACAGaaagaatattttggatACAATTGACTGGCAAAGATGGCTATATGGGCCAGGATTACCACCAAAGCCAAAGTTTGATACTGAACTTGTTGACCAATGCTATAATCTATCTGACAAATGGATCAAAGTTGCATCAACAACACCAGAACAGCTTGAGTCTATATTTGATCCATCTGATATTAAGAACTTCTCATCCAATCAAAATTTGGTCTTTTTGGATACGTTGGTTGGCTCTGATGGCGATGACGGATTTCATTGGAATTCATCAagtggaagaaaagcagtTGAAGTTATGGGAAAGAAGTATGCAAATTATGAGACATCTCAAAACGCCGAGGTTCTTTTCCGTTGGTTCAGAATTCAGTTGATTGCAAGGATCGAATCTTCTTATATTAAATTGGCTGACTGGCTTGGAACAGTTGGACGTATGAAATTCGTGAGACCTTCTTACATCTTGTTGAACAAGGTTGATAGAGCTCTTGCCTTGAAAACATTTAAAAAGTTTGAAGCAGGCTATCATCCTATATGTCGCTCGATGGTTAAAAAAGATCTTGGTTTAGCATAA